A single genomic interval of Ktedonobacterales bacterium harbors:
- a CDS encoding DUF4870 domain-containing protein: MAYDPNQQYQQPPQYPPPGQQGYQQPGGYPPPGYQQPMVVQNPVAQQLGPSSIGIDANIAAALSYFWIIGLIFFLIEKKNRFVRFHALQSLFYGVGLVIVGVIFDYLGSYFFFGFSCLGGLIHVAWLVGAIYAAVQAYNGKWFKLPVVGDMAYNNAMAWVPPDGGMAGVPPMANTQYPPQGGYPPQQPGNYPQSGPGQYPPQQPPGQWPQQ; encoded by the coding sequence ATGGCTTACGATCCCAACCAACAATATCAGCAGCCACCCCAATATCCGCCGCCCGGCCAGCAGGGCTATCAGCAGCCCGGAGGCTATCCCCCACCGGGCTACCAGCAGCCAATGGTAGTACAGAATCCGGTTGCGCAGCAGCTCGGCCCCAGTTCGATTGGCATTGACGCCAATATTGCCGCCGCGCTGAGCTACTTCTGGATCATCGGCCTGATCTTTTTCCTGATCGAGAAGAAGAATCGGTTTGTGCGCTTCCACGCGCTCCAGTCGCTCTTCTATGGCGTGGGCCTTGTCATCGTCGGGGTCATCTTCGACTACCTTGGCTCCTATTTCTTCTTTGGCTTTAGCTGCCTTGGCGGGCTGATCCATGTTGCCTGGCTGGTCGGCGCGATCTACGCTGCCGTTCAGGCATACAACGGCAAATGGTTCAAGCTGCCGGTGGTTGGCGACATGGCCTACAACAACGCTATGGCCTGGGTTCCGCCGGATGGCGGGATGGCGGGCGTTCCACCAATGGCAAACACCCAGTACCCGCCGCAGGGCGGCTACCCGCCGCAGCAGCCCGGCAACTATCCACAGTCCGGCCCCGGTCAGTATCCTCCCCAGCAGCCTCCGGGCCAGTGGCCGCAGCAGTAA
- a CDS encoding M42 family metallopeptidase — MALNIPLLKRLTETPGISGREERVRAIVVDELRPLADDVSVDRLGNVVAWKRGKNDRRVMLAAHMDEIGFIVKHIDKDGFIRIQPVGGFDARVLFAQRVWVHGFAGESLRGVLMPSSKPIHLLGDEKPAAPKLDDLFIDLGMPGEQVRAKAEVGDMVTMDRTLEVIGDTVISKSLDDRASLFLMIEALRALKHHEVNILAVATVQEEVGLRGATTAAYHVQPDVSVALDTTLAVDIPGGADQDAVTRLGNGTAIKIMDSSQISNPRLVRHFRDLAERHSIKYQLEVLPRGGTDGGAMQRSREGSPSITLSTPSRYVHTVNEMIHQADLEAGITLLARYLEDAHNGDYSL; from the coding sequence ATGGCTCTCAACATTCCCCTGCTCAAGCGATTGACCGAAACGCCGGGCATCTCCGGGCGCGAAGAGCGCGTCCGGGCTATCGTGGTGGATGAACTGCGCCCGCTGGCCGATGATGTCAGCGTAGACCGCCTGGGCAACGTCGTCGCCTGGAAGCGCGGCAAAAATGATCGCCGCGTCATGCTGGCGGCGCACATGGACGAGATTGGCTTCATCGTCAAGCACATTGACAAAGACGGCTTCATACGCATTCAGCCCGTCGGCGGCTTTGATGCGCGCGTCCTCTTTGCCCAGCGCGTCTGGGTGCATGGCTTCGCGGGCGAAAGCCTGCGCGGCGTCCTGATGCCATCCAGCAAGCCCATTCACCTCCTGGGCGACGAAAAGCCTGCCGCGCCCAAGCTCGATGACCTCTTTATTGATCTGGGCATGCCCGGCGAACAGGTGCGCGCCAAAGCCGAGGTCGGTGACATGGTGACGATGGACCGCACGCTGGAAGTGATCGGCGATACCGTCATCAGCAAGTCGCTGGATGACCGCGCCAGCCTCTTCCTGATGATCGAAGCGTTACGCGCCCTGAAGCATCACGAGGTCAACATTCTGGCCGTCGCAACGGTGCAGGAAGAGGTGGGGCTGCGCGGCGCGACCACAGCGGCCTATCATGTCCAGCCCGATGTCAGCGTGGCGCTGGATACGACGCTGGCAGTGGACATCCCCGGCGGCGCTGACCAGGACGCCGTGACGCGCCTGGGCAACGGCACAGCCATCAAAATTATGGATTCGTCGCAAATCTCCAACCCCAGGCTGGTGCGCCACTTCCGCGATCTGGCCGAGCGGCACAGCATCAAATATCAGCTTGAGGTACTGCCGCGCGGCGGCACCGATGGCGGCGCGATGCAGCGGTCGCGCGAAGGCTCGCCCTCCATCACCCTCTCAACCCCTTCGCGCTACGTCCATACCGTCAACGAAATGATCCACCAGGCCGACCTGGAAGCAGGCATCACCCTGCTGGCGCGCTATCTTGAAGACGCGCACAACGGCGACTACAGCCTGTAA
- the clpX gene encoding ATP-dependent Clp protease ATP-binding subunit ClpX — MTYRCSFCGKSQDQVQRLIAGPGGVYICDECIDLCREIIEEEHTSIPTKTRTPVGKVPTPKKIYEQLNSYVIGQEKAKKTLAVAVYNHYKRINAGMQIDDVELGKSNILLIGPTGCGKTLLAQTLAKILDVPFCIADATALTEAGYVGEDVENILLRLIQMADFDIARAERGIVYIDEIDKIARKADNPSITRDVSGEGVQQALLKIIEGTVANVPPQGGRKHPHQDFIQINTANILFICGGAFEGLDKIVEQRLGSNKTMGFKATLDESPAAANAALARLIPEDLLKFGLIPEFVGRLPVVVNLENLDKSALIRILTEPKNAVIKQYQKSFQLDRVELVFTADALDAAAESALKHKTGARGLRSIIEEVLLDVMYEIPSRSDVKKVVINGDVINQSHKPAMLTRSEQRQAELLEDESA; from the coding sequence ATGACTTATCGCTGCTCGTTTTGTGGCAAAAGCCAGGATCAGGTGCAGCGCCTGATTGCGGGGCCGGGGGGCGTGTACATCTGCGACGAGTGCATTGACCTCTGTCGTGAGATCATCGAAGAAGAGCATACCAGCATCCCGACGAAGACGCGCACCCCCGTTGGCAAAGTACCCACCCCCAAGAAGATTTACGAGCAGCTCAACAGCTATGTCATCGGGCAGGAGAAAGCCAAAAAGACGCTGGCCGTCGCGGTCTACAACCATTACAAGCGCATCAACGCGGGGATGCAGATTGACGACGTGGAGTTAGGCAAGAGCAACATCCTCTTGATCGGCCCCACCGGCTGCGGCAAGACCCTGCTGGCTCAGACGCTCGCCAAGATTCTGGATGTCCCCTTCTGCATTGCCGACGCCACCGCCCTCACCGAAGCGGGCTACGTGGGCGAAGACGTGGAAAACATTTTGCTGCGCCTGATTCAGATGGCCGACTTCGATATTGCGCGCGCCGAGCGCGGCATCGTCTATATTGACGAGATTGACAAGATCGCGCGCAAAGCCGATAATCCATCAATCACACGCGATGTCTCCGGCGAAGGCGTACAGCAGGCGCTCCTCAAGATTATCGAGGGGACCGTTGCCAACGTTCCGCCGCAGGGCGGACGCAAGCACCCGCATCAGGACTTCATACAGATTAATACCGCGAACATCCTCTTTATTTGTGGCGGCGCCTTTGAGGGGCTGGACAAGATTGTCGAGCAGCGCCTGGGCAGTAACAAAACGATGGGCTTCAAGGCCACCCTCGACGAATCGCCTGCCGCCGCCAACGCCGCCCTTGCACGGCTCATTCCAGAGGACTTGCTGAAGTTCGGACTGATACCGGAGTTTGTAGGCCGCCTGCCGGTGGTCGTGAACCTGGAGAACCTGGACAAATCGGCGCTTATCCGTATTCTGACCGAGCCGAAAAACGCCGTGATCAAGCAGTATCAGAAATCCTTCCAGCTTGATCGCGTGGAATTGGTCTTCACTGCCGACGCGCTCGACGCCGCTGCCGAAAGTGCGCTGAAGCACAAAACCGGGGCGCGTGGTCTACGCAGCATCATCGAAGAAGTCTTGCTTGATGTAATGTATGAGATTCCTTCGCGCTCCGACGTGAAAAAAGTCGTCATCAACGGGGATGTCATCAACCAGAGCCACAAACCAGCGATGCTCACGCGCAGCGAACAGCGTCAGGCCGAATTGTTAGAAGACGAATCGGCATAA
- a CDS encoding cupredoxin domain-containing protein, giving the protein MVKQVVLSKKIACMCLALVAFGVVLNACGSTTTTTPSTSAPKAGVTTVSSGLTATAGPLTPTATVAHAPVSSATIILSETSGQYAFNPKTVTIKAGETVAWKNTTSSNQGVTGVGFPSSPPLPPGATYTYTFHKAGSYEFSNPFHPSVKGTVIVK; this is encoded by the coding sequence ATGGTCAAACAGGTGGTTCTCTCTAAAAAAATCGCTTGTATGTGTCTGGCGCTGGTGGCGTTTGGTGTCGTGCTGAATGCGTGTGGAAGCACGACGACCACAACTCCTTCAACCAGCGCCCCCAAAGCTGGAGTGACAACTGTATCGTCTGGATTAACGGCTACAGCGGGGCCGCTCACGCCTACGGCTACGGTAGCCCATGCGCCAGTGAGCAGCGCCACGATCATTCTTTCAGAAACCAGTGGGCAATATGCCTTCAACCCGAAGACAGTCACTATCAAGGCGGGTGAGACGGTTGCCTGGAAGAATACGACTTCCAGTAACCAGGGAGTCACAGGTGTGGGCTTTCCTTCCAGCCCGCCGCTGCCGCCAGGGGCAACCTATACCTACACGTTTCATAAGGCAGGCAGTTATGAGTTTTCCAACCCGTTCCATCCGTCGGTGAAGGGGACGGTTATCGTGAAATAA
- the tig gene encoding trigger factor yields MKITVEKTPQSEAVLDVELDWDEVEKASDRAYRKLAQKYTVPGFRRGHAPRTMLERMIGKDAIYQEGLDDLINQSYKQAVADHQLTPIGQADVDAEPLEPGQPYRFKATVPILSPVELGDYHSIHFDKAEVSVADEDVDKVLADYQNQQAIWAPVERPAQIGDHVTVNLHLKVEDRTISDLKDNEFELTDERPGLFAGMDAHVAGMSEGESKEFTTTIAEDYTNKDIAGKEALYSVTIKAVKEKDLPPLDDELARSAGKYQTLDELRQSVRQQLLQNRTTQAQRDLESKILEAATDQASVEMHHLLIEEEADSLYHQMEHLLQQQQMSMDQFLMLSQKTVDEYKKELEPEAQKNAKTDLVLEAIADKEGLTVSERELQSLLDLYARLGATRPQRAGQLSATARRRLEASIKRDKARNFLIEHATTPQTETGEASATAPEAATESASESPAQAAEESGASI; encoded by the coding sequence GTGAAGATCACCGTCGAAAAGACTCCCCAAAGCGAGGCCGTTCTGGACGTTGAACTCGACTGGGACGAAGTAGAAAAAGCCTCCGACCGAGCCTATCGCAAACTGGCGCAAAAATATACGGTCCCCGGCTTCAGGCGCGGCCACGCGCCACGCACCATGCTGGAGCGCATGATCGGCAAAGACGCCATTTATCAAGAGGGGCTGGATGACCTGATTAACCAGAGTTATAAGCAGGCGGTGGCCGACCATCAACTGACACCCATCGGCCAGGCTGATGTAGATGCCGAACCGCTGGAACCAGGGCAGCCCTACCGCTTCAAAGCCACCGTCCCCATCCTTTCCCCCGTCGAACTTGGTGATTACCACTCCATTCACTTCGACAAGGCCGAGGTCAGCGTGGCCGATGAGGATGTTGACAAGGTGCTGGCCGACTACCAGAACCAGCAGGCCATCTGGGCGCCAGTCGAGCGCCCGGCGCAGATCGGCGACCATGTGACCGTCAACCTCCACCTGAAGGTGGAGGATCGCACCATCAGCGATCTGAAAGATAACGAATTCGAGCTGACCGACGAGCGCCCTGGATTATTTGCCGGAATGGACGCCCACGTCGCGGGGATGTCGGAGGGCGAAAGCAAAGAGTTCACGACCACCATCGCTGAAGACTATACGAATAAAGACATCGCGGGCAAAGAAGCCCTCTACAGCGTCACCATTAAAGCCGTCAAAGAGAAAGACCTGCCACCGCTGGACGATGAACTCGCCAGAAGCGCCGGAAAGTATCAGACGCTCGACGAACTGCGCCAGTCCGTCCGCCAGCAATTACTCCAGAACCGCACCACGCAGGCGCAGCGCGATCTGGAGTCGAAGATTCTGGAGGCCGCTACCGATCAGGCGAGCGTCGAGATGCACCATCTTCTGATTGAAGAAGAGGCCGACTCGCTCTATCACCAGATGGAACACCTGCTGCAACAGCAGCAGATGAGCATGGACCAGTTTCTGATGCTCAGTCAGAAAACGGTTGATGAATACAAGAAGGAACTGGAGCCAGAAGCACAAAAGAACGCCAAGACGGACCTGGTATTGGAGGCCATCGCCGACAAAGAGGGTCTGACCGTCAGTGAACGCGAACTGCAATCCCTGCTTGATCTCTATGCCCGGTTGGGGGCCACGCGCCCGCAGCGGGCAGGCCAGCTTTCGGCCACAGCGCGGCGGCGATTGGAAGCCAGCATCAAGCGGGACAAAGCGCGTAATTTCTTGATCGAACACGCCACGACGCCACAAACGGAAACCGGGGAAGCCTCCGCCACTGCTCCTGAAGCAGCGACCGAGTCGGCCAGCGAAAGTCCGGCTCAAGCGGCTGAGGAGAGCGGAGCCAGTATCTAA
- the lon gene encoding endopeptidase La, protein MAEQEQLPQPEAAEEPRKPEPAEEPRNSRSYPLVPLKNTVVFPRTRVTLTIGREKSIRAVEEALANDRQFIAATQTKAELDDPQPDDIYSSATLVDIISFQRQAQENTIQLVVEGARRVKIVQYGETDPFLKAEVHKPVEPAPTGAQAEALVRHAISLFEKYAQLNRRFSNEDITSVISLKSPARLADVLSAHVVSEHTTQLDLLETLDPLDRLEKICVVLGNEIEVLELEAKIRQRVRQQVDKNQKEYYLKEQLRAIQEELGHDTASEVQELRDRMAQKGLPPEAETKVRKEIDRLERMPQHSAELVVLRNYIDWVLALPWNERTEDRLDIAYAQVVLDEDHYGLDKVKERIIEFLAVRQLRMMREKRENGSAAKANGHKGPILCLIGPPGVGKTSLGHSIARALGRKFARISLGGVHDEAEIRGHRRTYVGALPGRIIQAMKTVGVRNPVFLLDEIDKMAADYRGDPAAALLEVLDPEQNNSFTDHYLELAYDLSEVFFICTGNLRYQIPRPLADRMDIVEIPGYTEEEKASIGRTFLLPKVLREHGLAEDQVQISPKVMRYILSRYTREAGVRSLERQLATISRKAARRILLKPESHLRLTTQNIEQYLGIPRYTPDHAVDRGQVGVATGLAWTEHGGTLLPVEVVTMPGKGALQVTGQLGEVMQESARAALSYIRSRAEELSLPYDFAEQMDLHIHLPEGAIPKDGPSAGITIATAIISALTRRPVRNDVAMTGEITLRGRVLPIGGLKEKVLAAHRVGIHDILVPEENRKDVPEIPAKIRNDLRFTFVKSMDEVVREALLPQAETPEGGAPKDTEKPPVPAAHAPTDRALQPPQPEAPRGPDLTEIEREEENLPLPNEVNILPEESAVKFQGQEPPDPYSSLQG, encoded by the coding sequence ATGGCCGAACAAGAGCAGCTTCCTCAGCCAGAAGCGGCTGAGGAACCACGGAAGCCAGAACCAGCAGAAGAACCCAGGAACTCACGGAGCTATCCGCTGGTGCCGCTCAAAAACACGGTCGTTTTCCCCCGCACCCGTGTCACCCTGACCATCGGGCGGGAGAAGTCAATACGCGCCGTCGAAGAAGCGCTTGCCAATGATCGCCAGTTCATCGCCGCCACCCAAACAAAGGCGGAACTGGACGACCCGCAGCCTGACGACATCTATTCCAGCGCGACACTGGTTGACATCATCAGCTTCCAGCGTCAGGCCCAGGAAAACACCATTCAGCTTGTCGTCGAAGGCGCTCGACGGGTCAAGATCGTGCAGTATGGCGAAACCGATCCATTCCTCAAGGCAGAGGTTCACAAGCCCGTCGAGCCAGCGCCCACCGGAGCGCAGGCAGAGGCGCTGGTGCGCCACGCTATCAGCCTCTTCGAGAAATATGCCCAGTTGAACCGGCGTTTCTCCAACGAAGACATCACCTCGGTCATCAGCCTGAAAAGCCCGGCCCGCCTGGCCGATGTGCTTTCGGCCCATGTCGTCAGCGAGCATACCACCCAACTGGACTTGCTCGAAACGCTGGACCCGCTGGACCGGCTGGAAAAAATCTGTGTTGTGCTGGGCAACGAAATTGAAGTGCTGGAACTGGAAGCCAAGATTCGCCAGCGGGTGCGCCAGCAAGTTGACAAGAATCAGAAAGAGTACTATCTCAAAGAGCAGCTACGGGCCATTCAGGAAGAACTGGGCCACGACACCGCCAGCGAAGTGCAGGAACTGCGCGACCGCATGGCGCAGAAGGGCCTGCCGCCTGAAGCCGAAACCAAGGTGCGCAAAGAAATTGATCGGCTGGAGCGCATGCCCCAGCATTCCGCCGAACTCGTCGTCTTACGCAATTATATTGATTGGGTCTTAGCTCTCCCCTGGAACGAACGCACCGAGGACCGGCTGGATATTGCCTATGCCCAGGTGGTGCTGGATGAAGACCATTACGGTCTGGATAAAGTTAAAGAGCGCATCATCGAGTTTCTGGCAGTGCGCCAGCTACGCATGATGCGCGAAAAGCGCGAAAACGGCTCCGCTGCGAAAGCCAACGGGCATAAAGGCCCGATCCTGTGCCTGATTGGCCCGCCAGGCGTCGGCAAGACCTCGCTGGGCCATTCGATTGCCCGCGCGCTGGGCCGCAAGTTCGCCCGCATCTCGCTGGGCGGCGTGCATGATGAGGCCGAGATTCGCGGCCACCGCCGCACCTATGTTGGCGCGCTCCCCGGACGCATCATCCAGGCCATGAAGACGGTTGGCGTGCGCAATCCGGTCTTCTTGCTCGACGAGATCGACAAGATGGCCGCAGACTATCGCGGCGATCCGGCGGCGGCGCTGCTGGAAGTGCTGGACCCCGAACAAAACAACAGCTTCACCGATCATTATCTTGAATTGGCCTATGATCTCTCGGAGGTCTTCTTTATCTGTACCGGCAACCTGCGCTATCAGATTCCGCGCCCGCTGGCCGACCGCATGGATATTGTCGAGATTCCCGGCTACACCGAAGAGGAAAAAGCGTCAATTGGCCGCACCTTCCTGCTGCCCAAGGTCTTGCGCGAGCATGGGCTGGCCGAAGATCAGGTGCAGATCAGCCCCAAAGTCATGCGCTATATCCTCTCGCGCTACACCCGCGAGGCCGGCGTGCGCAGCCTGGAGCGCCAGCTTGCGACGATCAGCCGCAAGGCGGCGCGGCGCATCCTGCTCAAGCCGGAGAGTCACCTGCGCCTGACGACGCAGAACATCGAGCAATACCTGGGCATCCCGCGCTACACGCCCGACCACGCCGTTGATCGCGGCCAGGTGGGCGTGGCAACGGGCCTGGCCTGGACAGAGCATGGCGGCACGCTCCTGCCCGTTGAGGTCGTGACGATGCCTGGCAAGGGCGCGCTCCAGGTCACGGGGCAGCTTGGCGAGGTCATGCAGGAATCGGCGCGCGCCGCGCTCTCCTACATTCGCTCGCGGGCCGAAGAACTGAGCCTGCCATACGATTTTGCCGAGCAAATGGACCTGCACATCCACCTGCCCGAAGGAGCCATCCCCAAAGATGGGCCATCGGCGGGCATCACTATTGCGACAGCGATCATCTCGGCGCTCACCCGCAGACCTGTGCGCAACGATGTGGCGATGACCGGCGAGATCACCCTACGCGGGCGCGTCCTGCCGATTGGCGGGCTGAAAGAGAAGGTATTGGCGGCGCACCGCGTGGGCATCCACGACATCCTGGTGCCGGAGGAGAACCGCAAGGACGTTCCAGAGATTCCGGCCAAGATTCGCAACGACCTGCGCTTCACCTTCGTCAAATCAATGGATGAAGTAGTACGCGAAGCACTGCTGCCCCAGGCGGAGACGCCCGAAGGCGGCGCGCCCAAAGACACCGAAAAGCCGCCAGTCCCGGCGGCCCATGCCCCGACGGACCGCGCTCTACAGCCTCCGCAGCCGGAAGCGCCGCGTGGCCCCGACCTGACGGAAATAGAACGAGAAGAGGAGAACCTGCCCCTGCCCAATGAGGTCAATATTCTCCCGGAGGAATCGGCGGTCAAGTTCCAGGGGCAGGAGCCTCCCGACCCATACTCTTCGCTGCAAGGGTAG